The sequence TTTGAAGAGAAAAGAGAGGCAATTCCCCGTTTCACTCGCGACTTGTAAGCGTCGTGCTTGATGAACTTCCAAGTCGGCTTGCCACAACAATACGTTGCTGCACGCGCCGCTTTTTAAACATTGCTCAGCAGCCCAAAGTGCTTCTTTCGCCGTTTTTGGGTAGATCAATAGGATCTTATTCGCGTCGAGTCCTTCCGCTGACAACTGTTCAGCAGAGAGGTAGCCCGGAGGCTGAATAAACACAGACAAACGCTCGTGGCTGGTGCGTTTTAAGTGCGGCGTCAATAAGCGCAGCTCGCCAATACCTTGTGGTGTTTGTAGCTCGACTACGCCATGTTTTGGAAAGCCGCCCTGTAATTTACGATCGAGAAGATCGTAGCCAGTCGAGTAGTGCTCTTCTGATTTAGGAGTTTGGCTACCCTGCCAAAGCCATTGTTTCTGCTTAAGATGTTCTATCAATTCATACATAATAAGATGCCTGTATATTTGTACAGTATAAATTATTATAGAACGACGGCAAGAGGTAGGTATATCAGACGGATAAAAAAACGCCTTGTCAGCTGAGAGTTAGCTCACAAGGCGTTGATTCTAAATATTAAATAATCTTACTGTATGGCGATTATTTTGGCTGCGCGTCGATGCACTGACCATTAACGGCTTTGCCTTCTGGCGCCATCAAGTAAAGATAAAGTGGCATGATATCCTGTGGCGTTTTCAGCAGCTCTGCGTCTTCAGCAGGGTAGGCTTTTGCACGCATAGCCGTACGCGTACCGCCTGGGTTAATCGCGTTAACACGGATCGTAGTGTCACTCAGTTCATCCGCTAAGATCTGCATCATGCCTTCAGTGGCAAACTTAGACATCGCGTAAGTACCCCAGTAAGCGCGGCCACTGTGACCAACGGTAGATGAGGTAAAGACAATGCGCGCGTCTTCCGACTTATGTAGCAGAGGCAGCACCGCTTGAGTCATCAGAAATTGAGCTTTAACGTTCACTTGCATGATATCGTCGTAAGTATCTTCGCCGATTTGATCAAATGGGCTAAGCACACCAAGTAGACCTGCGTTGTGAAGTACGCCATCAAGACGACCAAACTGACTTTCGATCGTATCGACCATGTCGATGTAATTCTGCTTAGTTGCGCCTTTCATATCCAGAGGGATAATCGCCGGTTGAGGATAACCAGCGGCTTCGATTTCGTCGTAGGTTGCTTCCAGTTTTTTCACTGTGCGGCCTAGCAAGATAACGGTAGCGCCATGTTGCGCGTAGGAGATAGCGGCTTGTTTACCAATACCATCACCAGCACCAGTAACGAGAATGACTTTACCTTTTAGGGCATCTGAAGAAACAGCATATTCCACGATGTGTATCCTTTTGTAATGTTCTGCTTTAAGTCTTCGTGACAAGGTGGTTACAATACACTAATTCGCATATGAGGGGATATCACATTGGAATTTTTGTTGGACTATGGGCTGTTTTTAGCCAAGATTGTGACTTTTGTAGTCGCAGTAATTGCGATTTTAGTGATTGCTAAAGCCGTAAGCGGAAAGAGTGGTGCTGCGAAAGGGGAATTGGAAGTTACGAACCTGACAGAGCAACACAAAAACACCGTTGAACAGCTAGAGCATTACCTGCATGACGATGCGTTTTTGAAAGCGCGTGATAAAGCAGAAAAGAAACAAGAGAAAGAAAAAGCCAAAGCGCGTGAGAAGGAAGTGAAGAAGGCGTCCAAAGAGGGCGACCTAGACGCGCAGCGCGAACCTCACCTGTTTGTGTTGGATTTCAAAGGCAGTATCGATGCGAAAGAAGTGGCCTCGCTACGTGAAGAAGTGACGGCTGTCCTAGCGGTTGCACGTGAAGGCGATGAAGTGCTACTGCGTCTTGAGTCTGGCGGCGGTATGGTTCACGGCTACGGCTTGGCGTCTTCTCAGCTAGACCGCATCAAAGCCGCTGGTCTTCCGTTGACGATTGCGGTGGATAAAGTCGCGGCAAGCGGTGGTTACATGATGGCATGTATCGCAGATAAGATTGTCTCTGCACCATTTGCTATCGTTGGTTCAATCGGCGTAATTGCTCAGCTACCAAACTTCAATAAGCTATTGAAAAAGCACGATATTGAATTTGAACAGCTAACCGCAGGCGAGTACAAACGTACGCTAACTATGTTTGGTGAAAACACCGACAAAGCGCGTGAGAAGTTCAAAGAAGAGCTGGAAGAAACACACGGCTTGTTTAAGAACTTTATCCGTGACCATCGCCCGGCCTTGGATCTCGATAAAGTTGCAACGGGTGAACACTGGTTTGGTACTCAAGCACACGAACTTGGCTTAGTTGACGAAATCAAAACCTCTGACGACATCGTCGTGGAAGCGTGTAAAGACAAAACCGTACTGGCGATTCATTACGTTGAGAAGAAAAAACTGGCGTCTAAACTGGCAGGCATTGCTGGTGACGCGGCAGACAACGTGCTGATGAAACTGATCGACCGTGGCCAGCGCCCGATTATGTAATCTCACATAGCTTTAAATGACTTAAAAACAAAAGCGCCTATCCGAAGATAGGCGCTTTTTTGATTTTTACAGACTGAGATTATTTGGGCTAAGCAGTGGTTCGCGGTGCTTTTGGCTTAGACGGTCGGCGAGTTGGCTTCTTCGCTGCGCCCGCTTTCGCTTCTCCGCGCTTACCTTGATTGCCTTTATTTGAACCATCGTTATTGGCTTTGTTGTGGCCAAAGTGACGTTTGTTTTTACCCGCTGGCTTATGGCCGCGTGCGTTATCGCCAGAGCGTTGACCGTCCGCATGGTCTGTTTTTGGCCTTTTCGGTTTCTTAGGTTTTTTCGGCTTAATCGGACGCGTGTCCAGCTTCGACTCAGGCAGCTCATTTACTGGCTTATAGCCTTCTAACTCAAGTCGTGGCAGCACTTGTTGAATTAAGCGCTCAATCGCAAATAGCTCGCCAGCTTCGTCTGCTTCAACCAGAGAGATAGCTTTGCCAACTTCACCCGCACGGCCAGTACGACCAATACGGTGCACATAATCTTCTGCCACGTTTGGCAACTCGAAGTTCACCACTTGAGGCAGCTGAGGAATATCAATACCACGCGCGGCGATATCAGTAGCAACCAAAACGCGAACGTCACCGGATTTAAAATCGGCCAATGCGCGAGTACGAGCGCCTTGGCTCTTATTACCGTGAATCGGTGCGGCAGTAATGCCTTCTTTCTCTAGGAAGAACGCCAAGCGGTTCGCACCGTGTTTGGTGCGGCAGAAAACCAATACCTGTTTCCAATCGCCATCTTTGATCAGTTTTACCAACATCGGCGCTTTTTTGCGTTTGTCTGCTGGGTAAATCGACTGTTCAATCGTCACTGCGGTGGAGTTTTCTGGGTTAACCGATACTTCTACAGGATCATTCACCAAGCCTTTTGCCAACTCGCGGATCTCGGCTGAGAAGGTGGCAGAGAACAACAGGTTCTGACGCTTAGCAGGCAGCAAGTTAAGGATTTTACGAATATCGCGGATAAAGCCCATGTCTAGCATGCGGTCAGCTTCGTCCAAAACCAGCACTTCAAGTTGGTCGAACTTAATCGCATTTTGTTGGTAAAGATCCAACAAACGCCCTGGCGTTGCCACCAATACGTCACAGCCTTTGCGCAGCTTCAGCATTTGTGGGTTAATCTTCACGCCGCCAAACACAACGGTAGAGGTCAGGCGTTGGTAACGGCTGTATTTAAACACGTTCTCTTGAACCTGAGCCGCGAGTTCACGAGTTGGCGTTAGGATCAAAGCACGAACGTGATTGCCTTTTACGCGAGTACCGTTGTCGAGGCGCTCAAGAATCGGCAGTGTAAAGCCTGCGGTTTTACCTGTACCTGTCTGCGCTGCTGCCATCACATCTTTGCCTTCTAATACGGCTGGGATAGCTTGCTCCTGAATCGGAGACGGTTTGTCGTAACCCTGTTCTTCAATAGCTTTAAGAATTGGGGCAGAAAGGCCTAAAGAGGTAAAACCCATAAATTGATCTCTGTATAAATTGGGGGGATGTTCTCAGACAATTTACTTACTGAGAAAAGGGCGCCATTCTGCGCCCTTTAGGTAGGAACATCAACTGAAATTAACGCTGAGATTTTTTTAATATGTTGAGTTGAGGTGCGTAATGCATAGCCGCTGTAAACAAAAGTCCGCTGATGACACCAAATAAGTGGGACTCCACGGCAACACGTGCATTGATTAACTCGCTGGTAGATTCGGACGCGCCCATTGTAAGCTCCCACGTCACTTTCGCGATAACGCCAAGAACTAACAGCCAACTGCTCTTTCTGCCATCCAACACTTCTTTAAGTGCATAGCAAGCAAATAGCCCGTGTAGAACGCCAGACAGTCCGACGTAGTTTTGCATGTCGCTGAAGAAGTTCAATAACCCGACCGCCAGCGTCAAGGCAGATAATGTCAAAAGCAATGATTTTGCAGAAGGTTTGAAGATAAAAGTGATCACCCAAAGCGCGGCGAGATTCATCCCAAGATGCGCAAAGTTGGTGTGGGTATAATTTCCTGATAGGATTCGCCACCACTGACCATCTAAAATTAACATGCGATGCCAGTCAGCCCAAGATGCCAACGGCTCAAATTGCAGCCCTAAACACACTAAGCTGATAGCGATTAACGAAATAAATAAGCGCACACTATGTCCCGATACTGTTCTCAATGTGGAAAATCACAAAAAGCTTGTATTTGTAAATGGATACAAAGACTAACATCGAATGTTGAGTTGGTCATCTTACAGCATCCAAGCGAAACAAACAGACCGATGGGAACGGCGCGGATATTAACGCTCTCATTGGAGAACAGTCACTGTTTTGTCGGAGAGGATTTCACTGAGCATGAAGCGCTGAACCAACTACTCAGCGATAACCAATACCACCATTTTATCCTTTACCCCGGCGAAGGCGCGTTGACCCACAACCAAGTGGCAGACAAACTCAATAATGGTGAGAAAGTTCGTGTTATCTTGCTCGACGGAACCTGGAAAAAAGCGTACAAAATGTGGCTGCTATCAAGCAATCTGCACTCATTGCCGTTAATCAAGTTACCCGAGGATCTGCAAGGGAATTACCGGATTCGCAAAGCGCCAAGTGATAATAGCTTGTCTACGGTGGAGGCGGGTTATCACATTTTGTCTTTGTTAGAGCCAGAACAAGATTTTTCGCCGCTTATCGAATCGTTTAATCAGATGATTGATTTTCAAATCAAGCAGATGCCGCCTGGCGTTTTCGAAAAAAACTACGGCTGACCGACAATGTCTGATTGATATGCTAAGCAGCGAATAAGCCGCCACTCCCTTGAGTACTTACTGGGGAGTGACGGTTTCTTTAATGTGAAGAGAACAACTGTTGATGGAGTCTTTGTGCATGCCCATCGGTCATTGATGAAATGTAATCCGCGATAACGCGGTAGCCTGCGCTTTCATCACTGCGCTCAATCCATTTTTGACGAGTCTGTATCGGCAGCAATCTTTCCGGGTCGGCACTCAGTGCTTCAAAAATATCCATAATGATTTGTTGGCCTTTGTACTCGACGACCTGAACGTGCGGTACTTGAATCACATACTCACTGACGAAGTGTTTTAGGATCTCCAGTGCTTTATCCATCGTCGCTTCAAGGTAAGCATTCCATGCCAGTAGCTCACTTTCGAATGGCGCATCAACAGGTTTAATCGAAATACTGGTCAGCAGCGCATTGACCATGCCCCCAATCGCATCTTTACGCTGAAAATGGGTGCCGGAAAACAGCATTTCCGTGATGGAGTCAATGTGCTTTTCAAACCAAGGGTCGCCACATTCCGCGAGCTTACTGGCTGCACCCTCAATCCACTGGTGGCGATTGACCATGCTAAGGACTAAGGCATCTTCCAAATCATGCACGCCGTATGCGATATCATCAGCCAGCTCCATAATTGAGCAGTCGATGGATTTATAACGGGTCTTTTTATGCTCATGAGCGGCAAATTTTTCATCGCGCATTTGGCTAAATAGCGCTTTATCATTGTCGCTTAACGGTTCTAGTAGCCAGTCGAATAAGCCTTTATCGCAGTTATAGAGCCCTTTGGCTGGCATCCATTCACGAGCACGCAGTTTACGCTGGTGTGAAACGCTTTTTGGCATCACTTCGGCACGGGTTTCACTGATGAGTGCAGGGTATTTTACCAAGCCCAAAAGTGTGCGGCGCGTTAAGTTCATACCAAAGTGTTCGGTGTAAGGCTCCAATTTCGTCACAATGCGAAAGGTCTGTGCGTTGCCTTCAAACCCGCCGTGGTCACGCATCATGTAATTCAGAGCGACTTCACCGCCGTGCCCATAGGGTGGATGGCCAATATCATGAGCAAGGCAAAGCGAGTCAATCAAACTGTCGCTGGGCAGTAAATCGCGAAACTCAGGCTGTTTCTTTTTTATCTGCGCAACAATGCCTGTCCCTAATTGAGCGGCTTCCAGTGAGTGAGTCAAACGCGTGCGGTGAAAATCATCAAAACTATTGCCATGAACCTGTGTTTTCGCTTGCAGACGACGAAACGCAGCGGAGTGAAGAATACGCGCACGATCTCGTTGGTAAGGGCTACGGTGGTCATCACGGCGAATCTTGTGTTCATCGTCATGGCGTTCGTGCCATAAATCGCTGATATTAAACGTCATAAACAGGCTTCCAAACTTTTACGTACCAAAACTATTTACGTACAGATACGTTAATGTATTTAAGTGACAGATTTAGTGAGAGTTATTCGTTTCTGTCAGTTTTTCAGGGTTACTGCTCTTAGTTGAACATGATTAACTGATTTCGTCTAAAGATAACTCGAAGCTTGGCGCGAAGACGGTCAAAAAGTATTCCATTTCACGCGAGTGACGCTCCTTTAAGGTGACTTCAAGGCGCTTTTTAGCCAGTGCGTACTCGTGGTTGCCCGCACTTAACTCTTCTAGGCATTTTAGATAAGCGCAGATTGTGTCTGCTTGTTTGACGATAGACGCGTCTTCTGGGTGAGTGGACTCAGAAACCAAGTAAGGCGCGAAATCTTCTCGAAATTCTTCAGGCAGCATAGAGAGCAGGCGTTTTTCTGCGATGGCTTCAATCTTTTTATACTCTTTGGCGATTTCTGGGTTGAAGTATTTGACTGGCGTCGGCAAATCACCCGTCAGCACTTCACTGGTATCGTGGTACATACCTAGTAGGGCGATCCGTTCGGGGTTTAACTTTCCACCAAATTTTTTGTTTTTGATGACGGCTAAAGCGTGAGCAACAAAGGCCACTTGTAAACTGTGCTCAGAAATATTTTCGGTGGAGACTGAACGCATCAACGGCCAGCGTTGTATGAGTTTCATACGTGCTAGATGGGCAAAAAAATGACTTTCTTTTGGTTTCTCTTCTGATAAAAGTTTTTGCATAAATCGATTCCCTGACAACAAAAAAGGGCACTCAATGAGTACCCTTTAAGAATATGTAAGTTAGGCGCTAATTACTACTGGCTGTATGTAGACAGGAATCTTTCAAAGCGTCCGATGGCCATTTCTAGGTCTTCAACGTGAGGAAGTGTCACGATGCGGAAATGGTCCGGTTTTGGCCAGTTAAAGCCGCTGCCTTGTACCAGAAGGACTTTTTCCTGAATCAAGAAATCGAGCACCATTTTTTGGTCATCTTTGATGTTGTACATCTTGGTGTCAATTTTAGGAAACAGATACATCGCCCCTTTTGGTTTCACACAAGTGACACCTGGGATCTGCGTAATCAGTTCATACGCGCGGTCACGTTGTTCAAGTAGGCGACCACCCGGCAGGATCAGCTCATTGATACTTTGGTACCCACCTAATGCGGTTTGTATTGCGTGCTGCATCGGCACGTTGGCACACAAGCGCATGGAAGCAAGCATCTCTAATCCGTTGATGTAGCCTTGAGCTTGATGTTTAGGCCCAGTCAGGAACATCCAACCGCCACGGAAACCACATACGCGGTACGCTTTTGACAGGCCGTTGAACGTTACAACCAGCACATCCTCTGTCAGAGTGGCGATAGAAGTGTGAGTCGCACCGTCGTAAAGCACTTTATCGTAGATTTCATCGGCGAAAATGATCAGCTTGTGCTTACGCGCAATCTCAATCACTTCCAGTAAGAAGTCACGGCTGTACACCGCGCCCGTTGGGTTGTTCGGGTTGATCAGAACAATACCGCGCGTTTTTGGTGTGATCTTCTTTTTGATGTCGTCAAGATCTGGGTACCAGTCGGACTCTTCATCACAGATGTAATGCACAGCTTTACCACCAGACAATGACACAGATGCCGTCCACAATGGGTAGTCTGGTGCTGGTACTAACATTTCATCGCCATTGTTAAGTAGCGCTTGCATCGCCATAACAATAAGCTCTGACGCGCCATTACCGATATAGACGTCTTCAACATCTAAAGAGCGAATACCTTTACGCTGATAGTACTGCACAACGGCTTTACGAGCTGAGTAAATACCCTTTGAGTCACAGTAGCCTTGAGAGGTCGGTAGGTTGCGAATAACATCGACCAGGATTTCGTCAGGGGCGTCAAAGCCAAATGGGGCGGGATTCCCAATATTCAGCTTTAGTATTTTATGCCCTTCTTCCTCCATGCGTTTAGCATGTTTGAGTACAGGCCCCCTAATGTCATAGCAGACATTGTCGAGTTTTGACGACATCCCGATATTTTGCATTGAATAAAACCTAAAATTAATTGTAATTCTTTATTAAGCTACATCAAAAATAGATTCTTTAGAATAAAAATCTGGATTCAGGAAGGATATTTCGTGTTTGTAGCACGCTCATTATCACAGGATTATGCAAAACATTCGAGACAACCTTGATTTGAATAGGGTCTATTAATAGAGTAGCGGTTTACAATAAATAATAATCTCCATGCATACGAGGCTGATTTGTCATACTTTCATCAAGCCGTTAGTGAGCTAATTGAACGCGTCAAGGCTGTAGAAGACGGAGTTACCCGTTTGGTTCAAATTCTTGAGGAAAAACCTGACTTTGCATTCATCGATTGGCTAGAAGCTCAGCCACTATTCCCTAAGTTTTATTGGCAGTCTCGTGACACACGTGAAGAAGTGGTCGCACTTGGGCAGCTACATACCTTTGTTGACCCGGCGCCAGCGTATGCGATTCTTTCTGGCGAGCAACGCATTTGGGGCGGGCGCTCTTTTGATGGTCATACCGACAAAAATCGTCGCTGTATGTCGTCGCTCTTCTTTCTACCGCAAATTGAATTGATTCGTTGTGACGAACAGTTATCTCTGGCAGTGAATCTAACCGCCGAGAAACACCGCACACTGGCCGCGCTTTATAAATTGCAGTTTGAAGTCAGTTTACTGCCACCTGTCTCTGCCCATGTTGAGCATATCGAACATACACCGTGCAAACAGCAATGGGCTGAGTTAGTCGAGAAAGTGCTCACTGGTATTGAAAACGATGAGTTTAAGAAAGTGGTGCTGGCGCGAAAAACATCAGTCATGCTGGATGAGTCGTTGTGTGCCTCTCAGTTTTTAAAAGCGAGTTACTTGAAGAATCACCATAGTTTCCACTTTATGTTGTCTCTTGATAAACGCCACAGTTTTATCGGCTCAACACCAGAACGATTGTATGCACGCCAAGGGCAAGATCTCTATACCGAAGCGCTTGCAGGCACGATTGGTCGTGGCAAAAATGCCAGCCACGATATGGAGTTGGCAAATTGGTTAGCTAACGACAGCAAAAACCTGAATGAAAACCAATATGTGGTTGATGACATCATTGAGCGTTTGACGCCACATTCAGAACAAGTGAGTGTGGAAGAGGAAGCGCGATTGGTACGCCTGCGCAAAGTGCAGCACCTTAAACGCAGCATTCATGCGAACCTTAAGCAAGGCATTAATGGCGTCCAGCTGTTGAGCGCTTTGCAACCAACGGCGGCAGTGGCAGGTTTACCACGTAAAGAGTCGATGGAATTTATTCAGCAGCATGAGCCTTTTGCCCGCGGTTGGTATGCAGGTTCAATGGGCTTTATTAGCCATCAGCGAGCAGAGTTCTGTGTTGCGATTCGCAGTGCTTTGGTTTTGGGCGATGAAGTTCAGCTGTTTGCTGGTGCAGGCATTGTACCGGGTTCTGTGGCAGAGCATGAATGGCAAGAGCTTGATAAGAAAATGTCGACCTTGTTGTCTCTGATTTCTGATCACGCGCCACTTGGAGTCGCGTCATAAATGAGTACCAATCCAAATTCACAGGCAGTCATCAATCGTATTTGGTGCCAAACGATTTTAGAAGAATTAACCCGTTTTGGTGTTACGGATATCTGTGTGGCACCGGGTTCACGCTCGACACCACTGACACTTGAAGCAGACGAAAACAGCAAACTGACCCTACATACCCATTTTGACGAGCGTGGTTTAGGTTTTCTGGCGCTTGGTCTGGCCAAAGCCTCAAAGCGACCAGTTGCGATTGTTGTCACCTCTGGTACTGCGGTCGCGAACTTATTACCTGCGATCGCTGAAGCAAAACTGACTGGAGAAAAGCTGGTGGTGCTTACCGCTGATCGCCCGGTTGAGCTTATCGCTTGCGGCGCGAATCAAGCGATCAACCAGTCCGGCATTTATTCTTCTCATGTGTCAGCCACGCTAGAACTACCGAGCCCTTCGCTCAATATACCCCTGAAGTGGCTGCTCTCCTCTATCGATCAAATCATGTTCGAACAGGCGCAAAAGGGCAGTGCCATTCATATTAATTGCCCGTTTCCTGAGCCTTTATATAGCGATGAACCTAAATCGAATCATCAAGACTATATCGATGGTGTGCAGAGCTGGTGGCAGTGTTCGAAAACCTTTACGCGTAAGGTATCAGCGCAAGCAGAACCTAACTTTCAAGTGGCTGATTTTGTATGCAAAAAAGGCGTGATTATCCTTGGTAGTGTCACGCTGGATGAGGCGAACAAAGCCAAGCAGCTGTCGGAAAAACTGGGCTGGCCAATACTGTGTGATCCTCAATCAGGACAAACCTCAGCGTGGGCAAATTATGACCTTTGGTTACAGAATGCCGATAAAGCGGAAATGTTTAACCAATGCGAGCTGATCATTCAGCTTGGATCGCGAATTGTTTCTAAGCGTTTGAATCAATGGCTACGTCAGCAAGTCGAACTTCGCAATGCTGAGTATCATTACGTCTCGCCAAGCTTTGATCGCAACAATCAAACGCATTTAATGCAAACTCACCATGTTTGCGACATCTCTTCTTGGTTAGAAGCCTTCAGGACAGCCATTCCTGTCTTAGTTGAGCAACAATCAAACTGGGCCGATGGCGTGGTTCCGTTTGCGACACAGTTGGCGGAGTTAGCCGCACTGCATTTATCAACCGATACCAAATTGACGGAAATCGCGCTGGCGTTATCGGTCAATCAACTACCGAGAGAATCGCAAATCTTTCTGGGCAACAGTTTGTTTGTTCGCTTAGTGGATATGTTTAGTCGAGTGGATGGACACCAAGTCTATAGCAACCGAGGTGCATCTGGGATAGACGGTCTGATTGCGACCGCATCGGGCGTTTTACGTGCGAATTCATTACCGATGGTGATTTATATCGGTGATACGTCACTGCTTTACGATTTAAACTCTTTGGCACTATTGAGTAATGCGACAACCCCGGTCGTTATCGTCGTAACCAACAATGATGGTGGTGCGATATTTGATCTTCTGCCCGTACCAGAGAAGCAAAAGCAAGCTCTCTATCAAATGCCTCACGGGTTTGAATTCGAGTTCGCCGCTAGGCAATTTAATCTTGCTTACGCTAAGCCTGAAACACTGGATGACTACCAGAGCTTACTCACAGAGCATCTTAACTTTGGCAGAGGGGCGTTATTGGTTGAAGTACAGACGCCACCTGAGCAAGCCTCTCAACAACTGAAAGAATTTATCCAACAAGTTTATGCTGTACAGTCGAATTAGTTCCAATTTACATGAAACCTCGGGTCCGGTGATTGTGTTTCTTCATGGTTTACTGGGATCAGGAGAAGACTGGCAACCCGCATTAGGGCATTTGAATGAGTGGCCAACGATCACCGTCGATCTACCGGGGCATGGCCTGAGTGCGTTGGAATCATGTAACAGCTTTAGAGATTGTTGCAATCAAATATCTGACGCACTCCTTACCCAGATCGCTTCTCATCGCCCTATAGTATTAGTCGGTTATTCCCTTGGTGCTCGTATTGCAATGACTGGTGTAGCACACCACTACTTTTCTTCACTCAATATTCAACAATTGATTGTTGAGGGGGGGAACTTTGGTTTGCAATCTGAAGAGGATAAACAGATCCGCCTGAAAAATGATTCACACTGGGCGGATAGATTCAACAATGATCCAATTGGACAGGTTTTGAACGATTGGTATCAGCAACCGATATTTAGCTCACTAAAGCATGAGCAAAGACAAGAACTGGTCACTAAACGCAGTGTTAATCTTGGCTCTGCGGTGGCGAATATGTTGATGGCAACATCGCTCGCTAAACAAGAATATTTACTCGACTCGATAAAAGAGGCGGACGTTAAAACGCACTATATTTTTGGCGAAGACGACGACAAATTTAGCCAGTTGGCGAAACAAAGTAGTTTGTCTTTTAGCTCTGTGGCGCAAGCCGGACATAATGCTCATTGGGAGCAACCAGCGGCATTCGCAAAGATTATTTACACTCAAATCCAAACTCACCTAACGGTTTAGTTAAGTGAGTGAGCTAGGGAAAGAAACAGGAATCACCATGTCAAAAACAGTTGGTATCTCAGAAGAAGAACTCTACGCACCCGTTTACTGGAACGACTGCACCGGTGAATATGAAGATATTCAATATCATAAATCAGAAGATGGCATTGCGAAGATCACCATTGCTCGCCCTCAAGTACACAATGCTTTTCGTCCTCAAACCGTCAAAGAGATGATTAACGCACTCGCTGATGCTCGTTATGACGAAGGTGTTGGCGTTATCATTCTGACAGGTTTAGGTGAAAAAGCGTTCTGTTCTGGTGGTGACCAAAAGATTCGTGGTGATTACGGCGGCTACCAAGACGAATCGGGTACTCATCACCTAAACGTGCTGGATTTTCAACGCCAGATTCGTACTTGTCCAAAGCCAGTGATCGCATCGGTAGCGGGTTGGGCAGTCGGTGGTGGTCACGTTCTACACATGATGTGTGACTTAACGATTGCCGCAGAGAATGCACAGTTTGGTCAAACAGGCCCGAAAGTAGGCTCATTTGATGGTGGCTGGGGTGCTTCTTACATGGCGCGTATTGTTGGTCAGAAGAAAGCACGCGAAATTTGGTTCCTATGCCGTTTCTACGATGCACAAGAAGCATTAGACATGGGGCTGGTGAATACCGTTGTTCCTGTCGAAGATCTAGAGAAAGAAACCGTGCGTTGGTGCCGAGAAACCCTACAGCATAGCCCAATGGCGCTACGTTGTTTGAAAGCTGCTCTAAACGCCGACTGTGATGGTCAGGCTGGCTTGCAAGAGCTTGCGGGTAACGCGACCATGATGTTCTACATGACCGAAGAAGGTCAGGAAGGGCGTAACGCTTTTAACGAGAAGCGTCGTCCGGACTTTAACAAGTTCCCTCGTAACCCATAACGCGTTTTATCTGTGGATTAACGATAGCTCCGGTCATGGGGCTATCGGAATTAAATTCTGTAGACATT is a genomic window of Vibrio japonicus containing:
- the menB gene encoding 1,4-dihydroxy-2-naphthoyl-CoA synthase, whose protein sequence is MSKTVGISEEELYAPVYWNDCTGEYEDIQYHKSEDGIAKITIARPQVHNAFRPQTVKEMINALADARYDEGVGVIILTGLGEKAFCSGGDQKIRGDYGGYQDESGTHHLNVLDFQRQIRTCPKPVIASVAGWAVGGGHVLHMMCDLTIAAENAQFGQTGPKVGSFDGGWGASYMARIVGQKKAREIWFLCRFYDAQEALDMGLVNTVVPVEDLEKETVRWCRETLQHSPMALRCLKAALNADCDGQAGLQELAGNATMMFYMTEEGQEGRNAFNEKRRPDFNKFPRNP
- the menH gene encoding 2-succinyl-6-hydroxy-2,4-cyclohexadiene-1-carboxylate synthase, translated to MLYSRISSNLHETSGPVIVFLHGLLGSGEDWQPALGHLNEWPTITVDLPGHGLSALESCNSFRDCCNQISDALLTQIASHRPIVLVGYSLGARIAMTGVAHHYFSSLNIQQLIVEGGNFGLQSEEDKQIRLKNDSHWADRFNNDPIGQVLNDWYQQPIFSSLKHEQRQELVTKRSVNLGSAVANMLMATSLAKQEYLLDSIKEADVKTHYIFGEDDDKFSQLAKQSSLSFSSVAQAGHNAHWEQPAAFAKIIYTQIQTHLTV